The Paraphotobacterium marinum genome segment ATCATTTTAAGAAGCGAAGATACTCAAAAAACTATTAAACTTAATAACCCGAGGAAAGAGTTCAAAGTTGTACAAAAAATTGACTTTCCATCTAATAAACCTGGTGAGCACGAAGGATGGGTTATTCTAAAAGGAAAAGAATGAAATTAATCTTGCATCAGCCAATCTGATGCATCCTTCTCATTATCATATGTTTTAATTTCTGAGGCTACTATCTGTTTGATGAGATCAACAAGAAAAATCATCCAAGATTTATTTGTGACGATAGCTAGCTTTGCAATTTTTTTTCTTTTTGTAACCCCTAATTTTAGATCGTCAAGAACTGCCCTTGGTTGCATTCCTGAAAATTCTAACGCATTAATCATCAACTTCATATTACCTAATTCTGATAATTTATTGATCTCAGGAATTAAAGTTTCAATGTAATCCTTATGAGTTAGCCTTCCATGAACGATTATTTTTGTGTAATAATCACGATGAACAATAGTAAACATAAGGCAATAAAATACTAAAAATATTAATATATGTTTAGTATATAATTATTAAGTTTTCAAGACTATTTTCAATAAGGTTAATCATAGAGTTTGAAGATAAAGCTTAGGAGTGATATTCATATTTCTTTTAAATGCGCGACTAAAAGAGATTGAGGAAGCAAAACCACATTTATAAGCAACTTGCTCAAGTGATAAATGTTTATTTTGGTTAAACAATTCCTTGCTTTTTTCTATTCTAATTATTTCTAAATATTTTTTTGGCGTTACGCCAAATTCTTTTTTAAATTGTCTGTTAAAATTTCTCAAACTCATATGACAAGTATCAGCCAAGTGCTCAACTGAATATGTTATATTAAGATTTTCATGGAAAAGCTTTAGCAATTTTTGAAATCTTGAATTTTTTAGATTAATGTAACTTAAACTTTTATTAGTTGAAGTATTTAATTCATCCGACAATATTATCAAGTGTTTCGCAGTTTTATCCGCTAAGATTTTCCCAAAATCATATTTTACAATGTAAATTGCCAAATCAATACCTGAAATACCCCCAGCTGAAGATAAAATATTGCCATCATGAATATATAACGATTTATCAGATATATTAATCTTAGGAAATTTTTTTTTAAATTGAGGCATACAGGTCCAATGTGTTGTCACAGTTTTATTTCGTAAAATGCCTGCATAAGCTAGTAAAAATATCCCACTACAAATTGCAACAATTCTTATATTTTTATTTAACGAACTTATCCTGTCAATTAAAGTTTTATCCTGCGAAGCTTTTTCATAACCCACTCCTCCCATAACTATAATGGTTTGATAAGAATTCAAGGAAACATTATTCTGCAAACTTAATGTGTATATTGAAAGACCATCTTCAGATACACACTTTCCCCCTTCAGATGAGTAAATACTTACCGAATACTTTGGACTATTTCTATTAACAGAATTAAAAACTTCTGTCATACAAGACAAATCTAATAAAGAAAATTTTGGATACACGACAATTGCAATTTTATGCATAAAAAACCTATCTTAGGACAAGAATCTTTTGAAACTGATCTAATATAAAATTAAAAATAAACATATTTTATAAATCACTTGCTATGTTAATACATATACTGAAAATTATGGAGTGTTATATGCAACAATTTAATATAGAACCTCATATAATTGATAAGTATATACGTTCATTAGCATACTATCATTATGATTTACTGAAATATTTAAAACAGTCTTCTCAAAGTGAATCTATTAGAGAATCATATTATCATGTGAAAATCATAATTGATTTGATGAACTTTACAGAATCAAGCATTAATTTTCTTGAAAAAATAAAATCCAAACCGGTAACTAGTGTGATTGGATTTAATTTCAAACTCTCAAATATAGTTTATCTTGTTGATGAAATTGAGAAACAAAAATCAAATTCTGCTTTTGCTATCATAGATATTAAAAGACATGAAAAAGTAATTCATTAAAAGAATTATTTGCATAAAAAGTATTTAAAATACCCTTGTACATTTGTTAAGAAGAAAAATCAAATATTCCAAGCCTATAACTGACAAAAAATCACATTTATAATATATATTTATTTTAAAGGACTGTTTCCCCAAATATCTTTAAGCTTATCATCTCGTCCGCATTTCCATCGATAAAACTGATATTTAACTGGATTTTTTTTATAATATTTCTGGTGATAACTTTCTGCTGGATAAAACGTTGTTGATTTCAAAATTTTAGTTTTAATAATTTGTGATTCATTCAATTTATCAGTCTCAGCTAATATTTTCTTAGCTAATTTATATTGTTGGTTATTTAAATAGAATATAGCGCTCGTATATTGTAACCCCTTATCACAGAATTGGCCTCTATCATCATAAGGATCTATCTGTCTGAAAAAAAAATTCAGTAACTTCTCGTACCCAACAATATTTGAATCATATTTTATTTTAACAACTTCTAAGTATTTTGTTTTTCCACTTGATACATCTTCATAAGTTGGATACTGTTTTATTCCGCCATCATAACCTACAGTTGAATTAATTATGCCCTTTTTAAAGTTTTGATCAAAATCTTTTTGGATACACCAAAAACATCCTCCAGCAAAAATTGCTGTTTCAATTTTTGCCTTTACCGCAAAACTAAATAATAAAACAATTAAGCTAAAATATCTCATAATAAAGTAATAAATTTTAAATTTATTACTTTATTATATTGTATATAACTGAAACAGAGTCCTTAAAGATTATATAATTTGGAATATAACTCAAATTAATGTCTCTATTAGACGCCCTTCCAGCGTATTGAACAAGGTTTAAATCAGAACTTGTTTTATAAAAATTATTAACATTATATTTTATAGATTTTATCGAACCAAGCTTATAACCAAAATCTGTTGAAATATTTGTTGCATTTGTAATTGCATTTTTGACTGCTAATTTTTGAACTTTTCTTTTATAAATTTCAGGTTTTAAAATGTCATAATCTAACCTATTTATTTGGATATCTTTTGAACTCACTAAAGAATCCATAACTTGATTGACAAGATTTAGATTATCTAGATTAATTTGATAACTTCTTTTGGCAACATATCCAGAAAATTTCTTTGTATTATCTTTTTGAAGATCATATTGAGGTAATAAAGAAAAACTTAATGGTTGAATCTGATTTTTATTAACTCCCAACTCTTTAAGTTTTTGCTGCATATCGATTACAATTTGATCTACCATTTTTTTGCATCATCTTTTATGTTTTGATTGGACTCTATCGAGATGAAGATTTTCGCAGTGTTGGGTTTAACTTTTAACTCTGCGGTCCCTGTAGTCTCTATCAAATTTGAAGACTGAGTTGCATTAGCCTTCATACATAATGAAGAGAATACTAGTAATACTATATATGCACTTCTCGTTATTTTGTTATACATTTTTACCTCTATTAAAATTATTAATAATCATCTTCCACCAGAAACGTCAATAAACGTTCCAGTAACATACGCTGACTTTTCGGATAGTAACCAACATATAGCCTCTGATACTTCGCGAACTGAGCCGCCTCTTTTCAATGGAATTGTTTGCTCCAACCGTTTTACTCGCTCAGGCTCTCCACTATCTGCATGCATATCTGTTTTAATTAAACCTGGTCTCACTGCATTTATTCTAATGCCCTGTTCAGCAAATTCTTTTGCTGTTCCAATTGTCATAGTATCGATAGCTCCTTTTGTGGATGCATAATCCACATATTCATTGGGAGAGCCCAGAACACTTGCACGAGAAGAAACATTAACAATAGAACCTCCAGCCCCACCTAAACTAGTTGACATTCTTCTACAAGCCTCCCTTATACAGAGAAAATTAGCAAAAACATTAATGTTATAAATATCTTTTAATCTGTCCAATGAAATATCTAATATTGAGGACTGTTTCTTTACTATACCAACATTGTTAACAACCCCAATTAAAGGTTGTTTGTATTTATCCAATTCATTAAATAATGCCATGATTTCATCTTCTTCAGAGAAATCAACTTTTATGGCAATAGCTGTGCCTTTTAATTGTTCAGCTTCATTCAAAACTTCTTTAGCTTTCTCTAAATTATGATTGTAAGTAAAAACAACTAACTTTCCTAATTTAACGAGATCTAAAACAGTTGATTTACCAATACCTCTTGATCCACCCGTAACTAAATACATTATCAAATCTCCATTAGTTTACCGAATTACAAATGACTCGAATTAAATTCAACCAAAACAATCGGTTAGAAATAAGTGAGTAGCATCCCATGAACGCTTGGATATTAAAGCATCATACACGGTTCCTGAATTCATATCGTTTGCATTTGGATTAGTAAAAGCGTGATAGCCATCTCCATAAGAAATAAATTGCCAATCACAATTTCTTAGAGATAATTCTTCCTGAATAAGAACTACCTGTTGCTGCGTACTTGTTCCTGACATGACACCAATCAAAGGATCTTTATAACCATGTAAAATTAATACTTTAGAATTAATCTCTGTATTTGTTTCATTGGGCTTTGAGTATAATCCATGAAATGACACTACTCCTTTGAGGTTTAATCCGGCTCTAGCCATATCTAAAACACATAATCCACCAAAACAAAATCCAAGTGCTACAACTTTATCTACATTTACTTGTTTAAGTTGGATTGCCTTTTCATAACCACCCTTTAATCTTTTTAGGAGTTCTTCTCTATTTTGGACTAAAGGTTTCATTAAAGATTCATTCTCTTCTGGATTTTTCCCAACCCTCCCATTTCCATAAACATCTAAAACAAAGCAGGTATAACCCTGTTGTGCTAATTTTACTGCATGTTTGCAACTAAGTTCACTTCTACCATCCCAGGCTGAAGCAATTAAAATAGTGTTCAGAGCCTCGGCTTCTTGAGGATGAGCAACATAGCCCTTATAATTTTTGTTATCAATTTTATAATCTAAGTCATAAGTTTCTATTTCTATCATAAATTTATCCTTTAATTTATTTGACTCCACTCTGACCATGAGCCGTCATATATTGAAAAGTTTTCAGCCCCTATACAATAACCACAGAAAGCTAAAATACATGCTGTAACCCCTGAGCCACAAGTATAAATGATATGTTCATTTAATTGCTCGGGTGTAATCACATTCATAAAATTTTTATAAATATTCTTATGAGATGGAAATTCATTGCTTTTCACTAGATTACGATAATATAAGTTTTTGGAATGAGGAATGTGGTCTACCCGATTATTGTTGCTCTGCGCATTAAATCTATCAGGGGAACGAGCATCAATGATTAAATCTTTATTCATTGAAGCTGACATTACATCATCATAATTAGCGAGAAGGTTTGATTGAAAACTTGCATTATATTGAGCCGGAACTATGTTTAAATGTGGTGGACTTTCTTCAATTGGATACCCTAATTCGATCCACCCTTTGAGACCCTCATCTAATATAGAGATCTTTTGATGACCCATGATCTTAAACATCCACCAAACTCTTGGGGCAGAAAAAAAATCACAATTATCATATATTATGATGTGTGTATTATTCGAAATACCCATTAAACCAACTTGCTCGGAAAAGTATTCCGGACTGGGAAGCATATTTGGTAATAGACTATTGTGCTCTTTAATTTTTTTATTAAAATCAAAATAAAGAGAAGTAGGTATTCTTTTCGAATTCCATTCAAAAAAACCATCCCTTTTATCATTTTTTAAAAAAAAAGAAGCATCTAAGATACATATATTTTCATTGTATAAATTATCTTTTAACCATTCACAGGAAACGAGAAAATTACTATTCATCATCAACATAATCTCAAAATATAAAGCTTGATTTTAAGAAATAAATAATATAAAAACAGTAACATAAAATGAAAAATTACTTTCCATTTTAATCTGGTTATAAAAAATATTGCCAATAAAATCGACTCTCAAAAACCGATAAGGATACTCATTAATTTATGAAAAAATCACAATACATAGGAATGATGTCAGGGACAAGCTTAGATGGCGTAGATATTTGTCATGCAGATTTTAGCCAACCTCAAAACCCCCTAATTCAACAAAAAGAGTATCCATTTCCTCAAGATTTAAAAAAAGAAATTCTTGATTTATGTCAAAATAACTCTACCACAATCGAAAAAGTAGGTTTAATCGACCATAAATTAGGACAATTATATGCAAATGTTGTTTTAAAGTTTACAAGTGAATTTAAGATTAATACAAAAGAGATTTTAGCTATTGGTTGTCATGGTCAAACTGTTTGGCATTCGCCAGAAGGTCCTTACCCTTTTTCAATTCAGTTAGGGGATTTGAACATTATTGCTGTAAAAACTGGCATCAAAACAATCGGGGATTTTCGAAGAAAAGATATAGCTTTAGGTGGTCAGGGTGCTCCTTTAGTTCCTGTTTTTCACAATCATTTTTTCAAATCTGAAACAGAAAATAGAATTATTTTAAATATTGGTGGTATTTCTAATATTACAAAATTATATATAAACGAGCCTATTACCGGGTATGATACTGGCCCTGGTAATATACTTTTAGATGCTTGGATTAGGAAAGTAAAAGGGTTAAATTACGATCAAAATGGACAATGGGCTAGTACCGGAACGGTCCATAAGAAATTATTAAAGATTTTACTTTCAGATCCATATTTTATTAAACCAGCACCCAAAAGTACTGGAAGAGAAAAATTTAATCTAAATTGGATAGAAAACATACTTAAAAATCAATTTGATCATATTCCTGAACAAGACGTAATGGCTACCTTAACGGAGTTAACTGCTCAATCTATAACAAATGAAATTAATAATATTAATAAGTGTAACACAGTTATTGTATGTGGTGGCGGTGCATTAAATAAAGACTTGCTTCATAGACTTAAAAGGAAACTGCACAAAATTAATATAGCTACTAGCTTAAAATATAATATTGATCCTCTATGTGTTGAATCCATAGCCTTTGCATGGCTTGCTAAAATAAGAAATGAGGAAATTTCTGGTAATATCCCCTCTGTGACCGGTGCTAGAGAGGATACTTTGTTAGGTACAATTGTAAAATAAGTGTTTAATGGGTTTCTTTTTTGACCCAATTTTTAGATTTATGGTAGCCCTTAGAAAAGGCATGACCCACTTGGTGTAAATCTTTTTTAGCAACATCTTCAGCTTTATGCCAATTTTTTTTTATTTTATGCCCTTCCTCATTCATTCCATCTGCATGACTGAGAGTTGGAATCATAAAACATAAAATATATATCGAACTAATTAATAACTTTTTCATTTTTATCTCAATTTCTAATAGTTTAATTATATGACCAATCATTTTTCATAAGGTTCAAAAAAATAAAAGACCAATGCAAAGGTCTTTTATTTTTAGAGCTATAATTTGCAATATAAAGATCTTATTTAATATATCACAAAATATTACACTAACACTTCATCACTTTTAAAAGAAGCCATTACAGTCCCTAGATCTGGAATAGAAGGCTGTGCTCCATTTTTTGTTACAGAAATGGCAGCTGCGATATTTGCAAACCTTATAGACTCTTTCATGGTCATATTTTGACTTAATGCCACTGTTAATGCACCATTAAAAGTATCCCCTGCAGCTACAGTATCAACCGTTTTAACTTTCATAGTAGGGACACAATATCGCTCATTTTTATCAGCAAAAAATGCTCCGTTTTCACCCAAAGTAATTATTACATTATCAACACCCTTTTCTAATAAAATATTAGCTGCTTCGTTTGCCGTTTCTTCATTGATGACTTTAATACCAGTTAATATTTCAGCTTCAGTCTCATTGGGTGTAATTAAATACAAACTATTTAAAATATCATCCGATAAAGTTTTGGCTGGTGCTGGATTCAAAATTATTTTAGTATTAGACTTATTTGCAATATCAATTGCTTTTTCAATACCATCCATAGGTGTTTCTAATTGCATTAAAAGCAAGTCAGAATTTTGAATAGCAACATGATTTTTTTCAACAATATCTTTTGTCAATAGTGCATTAGCATTCGCAGATATAGATATAATATTATTACCATTATCATCAACTAATATTAATGCTATGCCGGTATTCTGACCGTTACAGACTTCAATGTGCTTTGTATCCATACCATCTTCAATAAATTGATGAATAGCATCTCTTCCAAATGAGTCTGTTCCAACACAAGCTATAAATTTCACATTTCCTTTTAGCCTAGAGGCACTCACTGCTTGATTTGCACCCTTCCCTCCAAATGCTAATAAATGACTATGGCCCTCAATTGTTTCTCCAATTTTAGGAATATATTTAGATTGAATCGAATGATCCTGATTAACACTTCCTAAGACTACAATGTTTTTATTTTTCATATTAAAAATCTCTTCCTATTTAGATGCCAAAATCATAAAAGTTATACCTACAATAAAAGTGATAAATACAAATAAAATTAATTTACCCGTTCCTTTGGGTGCTCCTTTAAATTCTTTCCAAACAAATACACCCCAAATTAATGCAACCATAGCGGCACATTGACCAAGAGCATAACTTACTGCATAACCAGCTTTATTTCCACATAAATAAACCAGAGCAGTCGCTAAGCACCAAATAGCACCACCAATGATACCCACAATATGCTCTTTAAAGCTACCCTTAAAATAAGCTTTTCCATTAATAGGTTTGCCTGAAATCGGTTTCTTCATTACAAAAACATTTAAGATAAAATTAGATAGAAAAACTCCAATTGCAAAAATAAATATAGCTGTATATGGCGTTAACATTCCAACAGAAATTTGTTCAAGGTTAGGTGAAATGGATTTCACAATAAAGGATGCAAACCACCCCATCGTTAAACCTGCTGCAATCGCAGTGATTAACCCCTTTTTCTTATTTAAAACATCTTGCTTCATTCTAGAAGATGCAACTCCACTTAAAATTATAGCAAGCGTAATGCAAAATAAACCAAGTAAAGTTAATGCTAAATTACCTGAAGGTGAAGAAATATAACTTGTAATTGTACCTAAAACTAAAGCTAGACCTACCCCAATAGGAAATGCAACTGCCATACCAGCCAAATCAATTGCAGCTACTAAAAGCAAATTACCTATATTAAATACAACACCAGCTATGAAAGCGTCTAAAATGAACGAAGTTTCTGCCTGTGTTAGATTTGTAAAAAATGACTGTCCCTGATCACCTGTAGACCCTAATGTTAAGCCTAAAGCTAAAGAAAATAATACAAGACCTATGGAATAGTCCCAATAAAATAATTGGAAAGGCCACCTCTTATTATCAACTAATTTAGTAGTATTTGCCCAAGATCCCCAGCCTATCATAGCCAGGAAGGTAAACATTATTGCCATCATGTGTGTTTGAACGATAAACATATTTTTCCCCATATTTAAGTTATTTTTTAATTAATTTGTTTTTTCTAATAAACGAGAAATAGCTAATTCTCTTTTTGGCATATTAGATGCTCCTTTTCTTTCAATTTTTAAAGAAGCATATGAATTTGCAAATTTAATCGATTCTTTTATTGTTTTTCCTCGAGACAATTCCCCAACAAAAGCGCCAGCAAAGGCATCTCCTGCACCACAAGTATCTACAACATACGATTTATATGTAGGGAAAATCCAGAATTTTTCACCATTAAAATAGACACAACCATCCTTTGACATCTTGATTATTACATGTTTTGGTCCCATCCCATGAATTTTATAAGCCGCTTCTTTAGCACTTTCGTAATTAAGTATTTCTATATTAGATAACTTTGAAGCTTCAACTTGATTAGGTAAAATAATGTCAACTTGCTGAAGTAATGGAATGCAATTTAAGTTTAGTGGTGATGGATCTAATACAACTAAAATATTCTGATTATGAGCTCTTTGAATAAGATGTTTTGTTACATCAAAATTATTTTCAAGTTGCGTTAATAATATATCACTTTGATCCAAGTGACATAGATCTTGTTCAATTTCATTTAATGTTATGTGAAGATTGGCTCCCAAATTAGCATAAACTTTGTTATTTCCTGCTTTTTTTGCGCTGACTATAACCGCTTGACCAGTTGAATATTCATTATCCATCAATACAGTTCTCGACATTAATGGGATATTTTTAATAAATTCTTGAGCCTTAAAACTCAAAGCATCACTACCTATTTTTACAGTTAAGTGAACTTTATCTGATATACAAGATGCTGCTGTTGCTTGATTTGTACCCTTGCCACCTGAATAATAATTAATACTTTCCGCTGCAAGTGTCTCACCAATACTTGCAAAATCATCCACTTCAACACAAATATCAATATTAAATGAACCTAGAATAAATATCTTTTTGTAATCATCTGTATTTGACTGGGAGCTGTTTAAGATTTGTGATTTTGTATCATTTTGAGTTGATAAGTAGTTATTATTAATTTTTAAATTAAAGTTTTTATTATATACAGAGGTATATAAACTTCCATAATTAATTTTTTTCTTTTTAGCACCGCCACGAAAGATTTCACAACCAATTTTTGTCTGAAGTTCTTTTAAATCATTTCTTATTGTTCTGATTGTAACGTTAAACTGTTGAGATAAATCAAACAACGAAACTTGGCCCTTAATCCTAATTTGATCGCTGATAATTTTAATTCTTTCATGTTTTTTCATAATAACTCCTTCAGTGAGAGATATTATCCAAAAAAATAAAAAAAAATATGAAAGAATTCAAAAATAACAACTAAATAGGAAAATTTATTTCAATTCATGATCTTTATCACGAAGTTCAGTTATAAAATTTTCAATTTCCATTCTGTTATAAAAAATTTTAACTCCTAATTTATTAAGTTGCTCAATAATATTTTTTTCAGAGTTTAAATCAACTAATTTTGTTGCGTTAAAATTTAAAATGACCTTAACTTGGTTTTTTATTAACTGATTTATAGTTGAAAAAACACAGTAATCTAAAGCCAATCCACCACATAACACCCATTTAATATTATGGTATCTTAGAAATTCAATTAACCCAGTAGATTGTGTTTCTTGTAAGTCATGATATAAAGCGCCATATGGATGTGCATCAATTTCAATTCCTTTGTATACCTGGAAGTCATAATGGAAAGGTTCAATTAAACCATCAATTAACTCAAAACCCTTTGTTCCTATAACACAATGACTTGGCCATTTTATATCAAGGTTTGCACCTTCTATTTTCTTAAAGAATTCAGTTTCATTTTTTGCTATCCACTTTGCATTTGTGGGATGTGCATCTCTAGTTAAAATATGGATATCTGTCATTGAATGATTAAATAATAATTCGTCAGCTATTTTGTGACCATCAACTACTGGCAATTCATCAGGACATAAAGGCGTAAACCCTTTTTGTGGATCGATATCCAACGAAGCAATTTTCATTTATATACTCATATTAAAAATATGTACTATATCATAAAAGAGTAGCTTTGTGTTTAATCTACTAAGTATGGATTTTCATCATCTATATCTGGAATTCCGTCATTATCACTGTCCACATCAAGATGATCAGCTAAACCATCTCCATCCGTATCAATTCCTTCACAATAACCAACATCACTCTCATATGATGCCAAAAGCTCAGAATAAGGAACTTGTCCAACAAAAAATACTGGTGAGCTATGAAGCGTTGAACTATTGGAAGCAGTCCATTCTACTGTATCGCCCTCATTTAAAATCACTGTCGTTGCATAAAACGCATTACCAAATCCACTTGTACTATTTGCTAAAACATACAATCTACCAGTTTCGCCCGTTGTAATGTTATTAATTTCAATGTTTCCGTAAGAAAATATTTCATTACCGATAAGATTTAATCCTGTAATATCAACAACAGTCTGTTCTCCATCTGTATCTAAAGTTTGAAGGCCACCATTACTTGAGTCAGATAAAATAGGATCATTATCTTTTATCATAATTGTTGAATAATCTAGATTTTGAATTATCACAGTCTCTGTTGTTCCATTATATCCAAATATATTAGCGCCATTTAAATTTTGTATTAAATTGCTTGAGTATATAAGTAGTTCAACTTCACCATCATCATTAAACGACGCATATTTTTTATTAGAGCAACCCTCATCAATATCCAAAATAGTATCATTATCATCATCCGTATCTGTATTATCACCAATTCCGTCTCCATCAGTATCTCTAGTTTCACTGGGATCATTCGGGAAATCATCTCCATTATCACCTACACCATCACCATCAGTATCAGTTTGTTCCTCAAAATCAAGCGGAAATGCATCACTACTATCTCCTACACCATCTCCATCAGTATCTGAGAACTCAGTGGGATCATAAGGGAATGCATCCATAAAATCAGGCATACCATCATTATCATCATCATCATCTCCATTATCCCCTATTCCATCATTATCAAAGTCACTACTTTCTGAATTATCTAACGGAAATAAATCTTCAGCATCTGCTACACCATCATTGTCATCATCTGTATCTGTGTTATTCCCAGTTCCATCACCATCCGTATCGATACTTTCAGAATCATCTAATGGGAAGGCATCGTCACTGTCTGCTACGCCATCATCATCATCGTCGCTATCTGCATTATTCCCTGTACCATCGCCATCGGTATCAATACTTTCTGAGTTATCTAATGGGAAGGCATCGTCATTATCTAATACACCATCATCATCATCGTCGCTATCTGCATTATTCCCTGTACCATCGCCATCGGTATCAATACTTTCTGAATTATCTAATGGGAAAGCATCGTTATTATCTAATACACCATCGTTATCATCATCGGTATCTGCATTATTACCAGTTCCATCACCATCCGTATCAATGCTTTCTGAATTATCTAATGGGAAGGCATCGTCATTATCTAGCACACCATCATCATCATCATCGGTGTCTGCATTATTACCAGTTCCATCTCCATCCGTATCAATGCTTTCAGCATTATCTAATGGGAAAGCATCCTCGTTATCAGATACACCATCATCATCATCATCGGTGTCTGCATTATTACCAGTTCCATCTCCATCCGTATCAATGCTTTCAGCATTATCTAATGGGAAAGCATCCTCGTTATCAGACACACCATCATCATCATCATCGGTATCTGCATTATTACCAATACCATCACCATCCGTATCAATGCTTTCAGAATTATCTAATGGGAAGGCATCGTCATTATCTAGCACACCATCATTATCATCGTCATTATCTGCGTTATTCCCAGTTCCATCACCATCGGTGTCTATTGTTTCACTATCATCCAATGGAAGTGCATCTTCGCTATCAAGCACACCATCATCATCATCATCGCTATCTGCATTATTACCAATACCATCACCATCCGTATCAATGCTTTCTGAATTATCTAATGGGAAGTCGTCCTCATTGTCTGCTACGCCATCATCATCATCGTCATTATCTGCGTTATTCCCAGTTCCATCACCATCCGTATCGATACTTTCAGAATCATCTAATGGGAAGGCATCTTCATTATCTAGCACACCATCATCATCATCATCGGTGTCTGCATTATTCCCTGTACCATCGCCATCGGTATCAATACTTTCTGAATTATCTAATGGGAAAGCATCTTCGCTATCAAGCACACCATCATCATCATCATCCGTATCTGCATTATTACCCGTACCATCGCCATCGGTATCAATACTTTCAGAATTATCTAATGGGAAGGCATCGTCATTGTCTGCCACGCCATCATTATCATCATCGGTATCTGCATTATTACCAGTTCCATCACCATCCGTATCAATGCTTTCTGAATTATCTAA includes the following:
- a CDS encoding SpoIIAA family protein, translated to MFTIVHRDYYTKIIVHGRLTHKDYIETLIPEINKLSELGNMKLMINALEFSGMQPRAVLDDLKLGVTKRKKIAKLAIVTNKSWMIFLVDLIKQIVASEIKTYDNEKDASDWLMQD
- a CDS encoding GlxA family transcriptional regulator — protein: MHKIAIVVYPKFSLLDLSCMTEVFNSVNRNSPKYSVSIYSSEGGKCVSEDGLSIYTLSLQNNVSLNSYQTIIVMGGVGYEKASQDKTLIDRISSLNKNIRIVAICSGIFLLAYAGILRNKTVTTHWTCMPQFKKKFPKINISDKSLYIHDGNILSSAGGISGIDLAIYIVKYDFGKILADKTAKHLIILSDELNTSTNKSLSYINLKNSRFQKLLKLFHENLNITYSVEHLADTCHMSLRNFNRQFKKEFGVTPKKYLEIIRIEKSKELFNQNKHLSLEQVAYKCGFASSISFSRAFKRNMNITPKLYLQTL
- the msrA gene encoding peptide-methionine (S)-S-oxide reductase MsrA, yielding MRYFSLIVLLFSFAVKAKIETAIFAGGCFWCIQKDFDQNFKKGIINSTVGYDGGIKQYPTYEDVSSGKTKYLEVVKIKYDSNIVGYEKLLNFFFRQIDPYDDRGQFCDKGLQYTSAIFYLNNQQYKLAKKILAETDKLNESQIIKTKILKSTTFYPAESYHQKYYKKNPVKYQFYRWKCGRDDKLKDIWGNSPLK
- a CDS encoding SIMPL domain-containing protein, translating into MVDQIVIDMQQKLKELGVNKNQIQPLSFSLLPQYDLQKDNTKKFSGYVAKRSYQINLDNLNLVNQVMDSLVSSKDIQINRLDYDILKPEIYKRKVQKLAVKNAITNATNISTDFGYKLGSIKSIKYNVNNFYKTSSDLNLVQYAGRASNRDINLSYIPNYIIFKDSVSVIYNIIK
- a CDS encoding SIMPL domain-containing protein, which gives rise to MYNKITRSAYIVLLVFSSLCMKANATQSSNLIETTGTAELKVKPNTAKIFISIESNQNIKDDAKKW
- a CDS encoding SDR family oxidoreductase; protein product: MYLVTGGSRGIGKSTVLDLVKLGKLVVFTYNHNLEKAKEVLNEAEQLKGTAIAIKVDFSEEDEIMALFNELDKYKQPLIGVVNNVGIVKKQSSILDISLDRLKDIYNINVFANFLCIREACRRMSTSLGGAGGSIVNVSSRASVLGSPNEYVDYASTKGAIDTMTIGTAKEFAEQGIRINAVRPGLIKTDMHADSGEPERVKRLEQTIPLKRGGSVREVSEAICWLLSEKSAYVTGTFIDVSGGR
- a CDS encoding dienelactone hydrolase family protein, translated to MIEIETYDLDYKIDNKNYKGYVAHPQEAEALNTILIASAWDGRSELSCKHAVKLAQQGYTCFVLDVYGNGRVGKNPEENESLMKPLVQNREELLKRLKGGYEKAIQLKQVNVDKVVALGFCFGGLCVLDMARAGLNLKGVVSFHGLYSKPNETNTEINSKVLILHGYKDPLIGVMSGTSTQQQVVLIQEELSLRNCDWQFISYGDGYHAFTNPNANDMNSGTVYDALISKRSWDATHLFLTDCFG
- a CDS encoding sulfurtransferase encodes the protein MMNSNFLVSCEWLKDNLYNENICILDASFFLKNDKRDGFFEWNSKRIPTSLYFDFNKKIKEHNSLLPNMLPSPEYFSEQVGLMGISNNTHIIIYDNCDFFSAPRVWWMFKIMGHQKISILDEGLKGWIELGYPIEESPPHLNIVPAQYNASFQSNLLANYDDVMSASMNKDLIIDARSPDRFNAQSNNNRVDHIPHSKNLYYRNLVKSNEFPSHKNIYKNFMNVITPEQLNEHIIYTCGSGVTACILAFCGYCIGAENFSIYDGSWSEWSQIN